The DNA region tatatataaataaataaatatatatacacatatatataaaagtaaacaaatgaatatataaatatatatatatatatatatatatatatatatatatatacacgcacgcaaacaatatatatatgtatatctaaatacatacatatgtatatacacatacatagatacatacatatattcatacatacatatatgtataatatatatatatatatatatatatatatatatattatctacacgaatatatgcataaacatacatgcatacatatatatacacacatatacacatatatagagataaatatatacatatatatatatatatatatatatatatatatatatatatatatactgccgcgatagaccAGTGGTTagggcccttgtggtcccgagttcaattcccggtcgcggcggtcgtaaaagtgcctgcgctctgactgctggcttgaacccgagaaaacgacatatcgccttgagagtcaaacgcaggtgtcgtaggggagtcaccgccgtggcacaggtgttagcgcgccgaaccgcggttgattaggaagggcatccaatcaggcaagggtgacactgccatagaacctctcaatagtgaatttagagtggcctatgtcctgcagtggaatgaatggctatattaaaaataaaaaataaaatacatatatataatatatgtgtatagataaattaaaagtatttagaaataaacatatatttatatatagatattaaaatacatatatatatatacatacattcatacatttgtatatatacatatatatatatatatatataatatatatatacatatatatacacatatatatgtataaacatacatacatatatatacatgtatatgtatatatatatgcatatatatatatatatatatatatatatatatatatatatgtgtgtgtgtgtgtgtgtgtgtgtgtgtgtgtataaatctctctctccttgtgtatgtgaatgtgtttgtgtatgtgtgtttgtgcgtgtgcgtgtgcgtgtgcgtgagcgtgtgtgtgtcataaatatacatatatatacatatatacacaaagtgtatatatacgtatatatatatatataccatatatattgcttatatcatatatattatataatatatatatatgttacattatataaagattatattatatataaaagttattcaatatatatagataatatgtcaacacacacacacacaaacagaaacacaaaacacacatacacacacacacacacacacaatatatatatattatatatatatatatatgcatatatatatatattttatgtatataaattaatatatataatatatataatacacacactcatatatatgaatatgtgtgtatatatgtatatatatatatatatatatgtgtgtgtgtgtgtgtgtgtgtgtgttgtgtgtgttttgttgtgtgtgtgtgtgtggtgtgtgtgtgtgtgtgtggtgcgcgcgcgcgcgtgtgtattaaattaaataaataaatacacaaaataattaaataaataaataatataaaaataaataaatatatatattattatataattatatataatatatatatatattatataccacacacacacgatatgtaAGAACAAACATAAATCAGACATCTATCAGAACGCACAATCTACAGAACGAAAATAAACAACAGAGCCGNNNNNNNNNNNNNNNNNNNNNNNNNNNNNNNNNNNNNNNNNNNNNNNNNNNNNNNNNNNNNNNNNNNNNNNNNNNNNNNNNNNNNNNNNNNNNNNNNNNNGCTTCGATCATCCGCATGATGAACTACTTCCTGGGCGAAGAAACGTTTCGGAAGGGCATCTCCAATTACCTCAAGGCTTTGTGAGTTCATTCAGATCTCGTTCCTCCGCCTCTCgagttctccctctttctcgcgcGAATTTAGCGACTTTGGCCCCGTtatggagagaggaatgagatatTAATCTGTGAAACTAGATTTCTGCTTCATAATTTTTAGTAGCAAGTCAATATGATTAATGTTGCTTTAGCTTTTTTGTGTAGCAGTTGATGTGCCTGGTTAGTGAGACTATAATTGAATCAGATTCTGTATATTGTGTGTAGTAGGTACTTACTAATGGCCTTCCGGCAGCGCTTACGACGCGGCCGCCCAGGACGACCTGTGGGAGTTTCTGACGGAGGCGGCGCACGAGGACGACACGCTGGCCGCCGACGTCAGCGTGAAGGACATCATGGACACGTGGACGCTGCAGACGGGCTACCCGGTCGTCAAGGTGGAGAGGGACGCGGCGGGGACGTCCGCCACGGTCACgcaggtgggtaggggggagggagggaggagaggggaagggaggggaggaaaggggagaggctgaggggagggaagtggagggaggggaggggaagggagggagggaggatagagtggGACTTCCGCAAGTGGTCATtttgagagaagatgagaaagagagagagagagagagagagagagagagagagagagagagagagagagagagagagagagagagagagagagagagagagagagagagagagagagagagagagagagagagagagagagagagaggaaggagagagagagagagagagagagaagagagagagagagagagagagagagagagagagagagagagagagagagagagagagagagagagagaaagagagccagccagacagagagacggtGCCTCACCCTCCATATATTCTCCCTCCCGCAGGagcgtttcctcctcctccccggcgCCTCCGGCCGCTCCGACGCCTCCTGGTGGGTGCCCCTGACGGTGACCTCCCAAGACGCCCCCGACTTCAGTCAGACGCGCCCCTCCAGCTGGCTGCCCGCGAGCGCCTCCTCGACCTCCCTCTCCGGCCTGCCCCCCGCCGACGCCTGGATCCTCCTCAACCTGCAGCAGACGGGCTACTTCCGCGTCAACTACGACGCCAACAACTGGGAGCTTCTGACCAAGCAGCTGGCCGACGCCCACGAGACCATCCACGTCACCAACCGCGCGCAGGTCATGGACGACGCCCTCAACCTCGCCCGCGCAGGTCAGGTCGCGCTCTCCTCCGCTCCTCAGCCGAAGGAAGAAGTTACTTTtgaattattttatgttattattattattattattgttattatcattattattattacttcattattattattattattattattattacttcattattatcattatattattattatcaatattaacttcATCagcaatcattatcaccatcattaatattgatattatttccctctctctctctctctctctctctctctctctctctctctctctctctctctctctctctctctctctctctctctctttctctctcttttactcttttagaTTGTTAGGAGGATTACACGAAAAGTTACAGAGAGAATGTAAAAAAACATTCATGGGTCCTGTTTTTCAATAGTCCAGAAACCACTTGGCACGAGTTTAGTTTTGAGCCGGACACACGCAAATCCAATATGAATattctcctcttcattatcattgtgatatatatcggatttttttcttctctaatttAGTGGTAGATTATAAGGTAAACGTCTTCACTCTCTGGATGACTCTctgttataatgtttttttttatttttttatttctcactttTATAATTTCTATTCCCTTTAAGAtatctttaaataaaaaaaaaaaaaatatctcaacgACTGACAATTATTGCTTTTCTAATCGATTTTCTAATTCTGGCTAAACTTAAATATCATGAATGACCATCACTACGAATATTAACCattaattattttacttattatgaatatcagtcataacataattatatattatgaataatcaCCACGAATCAATTATCTACTATGAGTATCAGTCATGAATTCATTATGAATCATGACTTTCAACCCTGAAACAATTACGAAATATGGACATCAGTTTCGAACCGTTTTCAAGCCTCAGCCCTCCCATGAACCCGAATGCCAGTCCTGAATGCCAGCCATCCGCCCTTCCGCCCACACGCATACCATCCACGACCATCAACCATACCAACGACGAAACGACGCCATGAACACCAGCCACGGACATCACTCGTCCCTTTGTCCATAAGCCTAAGCTCACCAACCCCAGCAATAAAGCTAAGCTCAACTACCCCTGCCCGCAAACCTCAATTCGGTAGCCGAAAAACTATCTACTATACACCTCAACTCATCAATTCTTATCAATCAACCCCAGCTCATCGGCCCCATGAACTTCTATCCTTaaagctcccccccaccccccatcaacTCCTCTCCACAAACCTCAACCCATTTACTCTCAATAAACCTTAACTCATCAACCCGATCATCTCCTAACAATAAACCCCAACCCATCAACTCTTATCAATAAACTCTTCAACCCATAAACTCCTCTCCATAAACCTCAGCCCATCAACTCCTCTCCACAAACCCCAGCTGAGCGACCTCTCTCTCCCGCCACAGGCCAGCTGAACTACACGACGGCCTTGGGTCTGAACGAGTACTTGGCCAAGGAAACTGAATACGTCCCCTGGAGAACCGCCCTCAATAACTTGGATTATCTTGACGCGATGCTCAGTGCCACGCCTGGGTACGGGGCGCTCAGGGTACGTGCGGAAGGAGGGTAGTGGGTGTATGGGATcgatctttgttttatttgttttttttggtttgtttgaagGAGGTGGTGTTTTTTTCAGTTCGATTTTTTTAATGTCTCTTTCTAATTATCCCCATTTTATGTCTGTCTTCTCTCATTAGCATGAATATATGCCAAAaaattcttcattctctcttcctctcatctccctacttcccccgtcttcctcctcttcccgatctctgtttttcctccctccgtctcatttcgcttccctcttctccttcctctctctctttcttccttcatctcacttcctctctttctacctctccctccctctctatatattcctcttcttttctccctccctccatccttctccctttacctccccccttctttatcttatttttcctccGTTTTGCTATCCCTcaatcatctcttccctctccttcagtctcactccttctcctctttctctctccatccctcaccctccctccatatcACTCACGCTCCATCTctacaccttctccctccctctctctctcgaccttccccttttcccctcctccttcccccctatctcactccttacctcccccttcctccccttccatccatcccaccctctacccttcctttttcccctccctccctccccaacctccccaacctccccaacctccccctccatctcaacCCCACCTCTCCACCTTCCAGCAATACCTCCTCCACCTGCTTATCCCTCTGTACAACTCGGTCGGCTTCGAGGACGACCTTCAAGGACCACACCTGGACCAGTACAAGCGGGCGATGGCGCTGAGGTGGACGTGTGGCCTCGGGTATGAGGACTGTGTGGATCGGGCGGTGCTCCACTTCGATCAGTGGATTAACAATGGAAGGTTGGTCGCAAGGGCTGTGGGTCGGCTCCTGGTCGcgtgattgttttctttttttgttgtttatttcttcgttcatatatctattattatatctgtTCCTTTAAtgattcatctgtctatttatttatttatttatgtattaaaccctgtaatgactaatgataataacaataacaatgatgcatCAGTAACAGTAGTTTAGGAatattaataacgaaaatatcATTGATCATGGCggtgagaatgataacaacagtgatgatattaataataacaatattgacaactacagtgataaaaaacaataaaactttaacaacaaaaatatggaTTAAGACAatagaataaaaagtaaattaataaagataaatctAGCGCCTACCcctgactacatatatatatatatatatatatatatatatatatatatatatataaatatatataaatatatataaatatatataaatatatataaatatatatatatatatatatatatatatatatatatatgtatgtatgtatgtatgtatgtatgtatatgtacgataaCTAAtgacataaatgaaaataataactataaacagGCCAAAATAACAAACTAAAGATCGTAAACAAAGACATAGACGAAAATGAAagctatatacacgcacacgcacacgcacacgcacacgcacacgcacacgcacacgcacacgcacacgcgcacgcacacgcacacgcacacgcacacacacacacacacacacacacacacacacacacacacacacacacacacacacacacacacacacacacacacacacacacacacacacacacacacacacacacacgcacacacgcacacgcacacgcacacacacacacacacacatatatacacaaaagtcacacacaaataaatccctccgcgccctccgcagcGACGTGTCCCCGAACCTGAAGGCGACGGTGTACTGCAGCGGCGTCGCGGCCGGCGGGGACGAGGAGTGGCAGGCCGCCTGGGCCATGTACCTGAGTGCCAGTGTGGCGTCGGAGAAGGCCGTGCTCCTCTCGGCACTCGGTTGCACCAAGGAGGTCTGGCTGCTGACAAGGTGAGTGCtcgtgggtgggggtgggatgtgggggtggaagggggggggggtagtaatagTGTGGGTCAGGTgggagatcttttttttttttttttttgtgaaatatgggGGATATTCAGGGTATCTGTTtttaggggtgggtgggggtgagagtggtGTCGAAATGTTGTGATTCCCTTTTAAGTATTTGGTCGTCCTTTTCATGTATTAACCctatgccgacgggcatgacgtgtacgtgtatgccatgccaacTATGAGTCTACTTATTTAactgattttacacatagatggctacacgtgtactaagtcaccaatgaaccaattacgagtactgcctgtctcgcccgtttacctttttctttgatttacgaaaatattttacgttatcttattttgttgttattaatgtttataacattatagtaaatataatgtttaaaataaaataacaccatcgatattcatagcacaaggtctactaattgactccttcgtggctaagcactagcagagccatctatgggcagagacatttcacaaaaaaatctaaagaacgggcacagcattttccccattctttatttatttttcccggcGACATTGGGTTAAGGATTGAGGCAGTTGAGGACTTTTTAAAAAGTATTTGGACGACtctttacatgaaaaaaaatgtctccttattttcctggagggggggggggggggagggggtgttagagCTTAAAACCCTATCTATATACCAGTAAACCAAAAGTCATCCAAAAATCGTTGACATCCACTTCTCGCTCATAACACTTACTACTCATATACCTTTGTGTATCATTGTGGTTTAGCCTTTTTagccttcgtctctccctcccttcgcatcccctcatcctccttccctcttacccctattcctacctcctcctccatcccccgtctcttatttcttcccctccccccccaccttcacccttcaccttccctcctcacttccctctttacctacccccttcctcctcctcacccacttcccatcctccccctcctgacctccttccccccctccccctccccctcctgaccccctttcacccccttccctctttcctcccctaaaccctctctccctctcccttgtctcccatcctctccccttccctccttcctcccctaacccttccccctccccctccctccctccctccctccctcccttccccctccctcccttccccctccctcctcccgcccttccttccccctccctcccttccccctccctccctccctccccccctctctccccccccgtaatccctccctccctccctccctccccccctctctcccctccataacccctccctccctcccttccccccttcctccctccccccccgtaaccccgccctcccgcccttccttccccctccctccctcccttccccctctctccctcccttccccctccctccctcccttccccctctcaagtATTAACCCCGCCCTCCCGCCTCCCGCAGGTACCTCGACATGGCCTTCACCGAGGGCAGCGGCATCCGGAAGCAAGACTCGACCGCCGTCTTCTCCGCCGTCGCCAGCAACGACGTCGGCAGATACGTTGCCTGGGCGTTCCTGCGGGAGGAGTGGCCGAGGATTTCGTCTTAGTGAGTCTGCCTTTGCTTTTGctcagagaaatagataaaaaaaaatagtccttCGCATGGGCGGTggatggggtgaagggggagggcaggagggggaggagatagtatgtgtatatttttttgtctatttatctgtatgtgtgtgttcatatatgtatatatgtatatatgtatatatatgtgtgtgtgtgtttataaagttTAAATCTAacaaacaattaataaaaaaaataataaaatcataaaaccaacaacaacaacacaaaaaaaataataaactaatgataaaaaaaacatttaaaaataattataaaattcatataacaaacaaatatattcataaatctaatagtgtaatggtaatgataataaatataataataataaaatccagAATGAACAGGAGCctcctttaataataataataatactaaggataataatgatgatgataataataataataataataataataataataacaataacaataataataataacaataataataatatcaataacagaaaaaaacatatatcaacCATACTAATACAAATGCTCTTCACAAAAGCcagactgaccccccccccccccctccgttcccgCAGCTACGACACGTTCGCCTCTCTGGGCAGCCTGGTCACGGCGGCCGCGGCCAAGTTCAACTCCAGGGACGAGCGGCGACAGGTGCGgccggggggagcgagggaggcgcGGGGACACGGGCGGACTGACGTGGTTTCATTCGTACAGGCATACGTTCACATAGGgatgcatgcgtacatatatgtgtgtatactgacatatatatatgcatgcgtgtgtacatacgtacatatatccttatatacatacatacttacacacttacatgcatacatgcatatatatgcgtatatgcatacatactatatacatacatacatacaagtatacacacacacacacacgaacacacacacacacacacacacacacacacacacacacacacacacacacacacacacacacacacacacacgcgcgcgcgcgcgcgcgcgcatatatatatatatcaatacacaaagacatacataggTCTACATAAaaggatatatgcatacacacacatacgtacgtacatacatgcatacatacagacagacatacagacagacatacagacatacatacagacatatatacatacatacatacatacatacatacatacatacatacatacatacatacatacatacatgtatgcatacatatatacatacatatataaatacataatacactgGTAGATacttaaatagatatttatataaatggattGGCAGAcaagttgatagacagatagacattgatagatatacagccagataagaagatagatatatggatagatggataagaaaaattagatagacagatagatgaacatacaaatagat from Penaeus chinensis breed Huanghai No. 1 chromosome 31, ASM1920278v2, whole genome shotgun sequence includes:
- the LOC125041630 gene encoding aminopeptidase Ey-like yields the protein IIRMMNYFLGEETFRKGISNYLKAFAYDAAAQDDLWEFLTEAAHEDDTLAADVSVKDIMDTWTLQTGYPVVKVERDAAGTSATVTQERFLLLPGASGRSDASWWVPLTVTSQDAPDFSQTRPSSWLPASASSTSLSGLPPADAWILLNLQQTGYFRVNYDANNWELLTKQLADAHETIHVTNRAQVMDDALNLARAGQLNYTTALGLNEYLAKETEYVPWRTALNNLDYLDAMLSATPGYGALRQYLLHLLIPLYNSVGFEDDLQGPHLDQYKRAMALRWTCGLGYEDCVDRAVLHFDQWINNGSDVSPNLKATVYCSGVAAGGDEEWQAAWAMYLSASVASEKAVLLSALGCTKEVWLLTRYLDMAFTEGSGIRKQDSTAVFSAVASNDVGRYVAWAFLREEWPRISSYYDTFASLGSLVTAAAAKFNSRDERRQLESFIEENQDSLSSVARSVSQALENTNNNIAWMDKNYDVIVQWLHDKGYDQ